In Carya illinoinensis cultivar Pawnee chromosome 10, C.illinoinensisPawnee_v1, whole genome shotgun sequence, one DNA window encodes the following:
- the LOC122280095 gene encoding UPF0481 protein At3g47200-like has protein sequence MACNHVVEIWVANKEHQESMQDRISKTTPQLLSTAAGKSSCCIFRVPQSFVEINGINSYHPRIVSIGPYHRGKPHLQMIEEHKWRYLRSLLSRTQTMGISLENYFQSIHPLEKDARDSYSETIHLDPDAFLEMMILDGCFMLELFRKVNNPTLFVEDDPLATMAWILPFLYRDFLRLENQIPFFVLEKLFEISKMPDEKFGPSFSVLAMRFFNNAMLRDEEVIDGFRNLKGLHLLDLVRSSFIPPDHEFPPNEGNVPTHIIHCVSKLRRSGIRLTPGKAESFMVVKFKHGVIEMPRIAIDDFMSSFLVNCVAFEQCHKSRFKHVTTYVTLLDYLVNSAKDVEYLSDRNIIENDYGTEGEVARFINNMGKEVAFDFDKCYLSKLFNDVHNYHQNSWHVQLASFKYTYFDTPWSFISALAAFVLLVLSFLQTFYTIYGFIHS, from the coding sequence ATGGCATGCAATCATGTCGTGGAAATTTGGGTGGCCAACAAGGAACACCAAGAGTCGATGCAAGACAGGATCTCCAAGACCACCCCTCAGTTATTAAGCACAGCAGCCGGCAAAAGCAGTTGCTGCATCTTCAGAGTCCCCCAGAGCTTCGTCGAGATTAATGGCATCAATTCCTACCACCCCCGCATCGTCTCCATCGGTCCTTACCACCGCGGCAAGCCTCACCTCCAGATGATTGAGGAGCACAAGTGGCGGTACCTTCGCTCCTTGCTCTCCAGGACCCAGACCATGGGTATATCCTTAGAGAACTACTTCCAAAGCATACACCCGCTTGAAAAGGATGCTAGAGATTCTTATTCTGAAACGATCCACCTCGATCCCGATGCATTTCTGGAAATGATGATTCTTGATGGCTGTTTTATGTTAGAGTTATTTCGGAAGGTCAACAATCCGACGCTTTTTGTAGAAGACGACCCTCTTGCCACCATGGCGTGGATATTACCATTTTTATACAGAGACTTTCTCCGACTCGAGAATCAGATTCCGTTCTTTGTTCTTGAAAAGTTATTTGAAATTTCTAAGATGCCCGACGAAAAATTTGGTCCGTCCTTTTCTGTGCTCGCTATGCGATTCTTCAACAATGCAATGTTAAGAGACGAGGAAGTCATAGATGGGTTCCGCAATCTCAAAGGCTTGCATTTGTTGGACCTGGTTCGATCAAGCTTTATACCACCCGATCATGAATTTCCACCAAACGAAGGTAACGTACCGACCCATATTATTCACTGTGTCTCGAAGCTTCGCCGTTCAGGGATTAGGCTGACTCCGGGTAAGGCAGAGAGCTTCATGGTGGTGAAATTCAAGCATGGGGTCATTGAGATGCCCAGAATAGCCATAGACGATTTCATGAGCTCTTTCTTGGTGAACTGTGTGGCGTTCGAGCAGTGTCACAAAAGCCGCTTCAAGCATGTCACCACTTATGTAACTTTGTTGGACTACCTTGTGAATTCAGCCAAGGACGTAGAGTACCTTTCCGACCGCAACATCATTGAGAATGACTATGGGACCGAAGGTGAGGTTGCACGCTTCATCAACAACATGGGCAAGGAGGTAGCATTTGATTTCGATAAGTGTTATTTGTCCAAATTGTTCAATGATGTGCATAATTATCATCAGAATAGCTGGCACGTGCAGTTGGCAAGCTTCAAGTATACATACTTTGACACCCCATGGTCGTTCATTTCGGCATTGGCTGCCTTTGTGCTATTAGTGCTTTCGTTTTTACAGACCTTTTACACCATCTATGGTTTTATCCATTCATAA
- the LOC122280021 gene encoding ethylene-responsive transcription factor ERF024 has protein sequence MHYYHGGSEASGSNASVTAGSAPPTSGRHPVYRGVRRRTTGKWVSEIREPRKPNRIWLGTFPTPEMAAVAYDVAAIALKGQRTELNFPNSASSLPVPASTSPRDIQAAAASAAAALGAAAAAMGAARDASTGNEGGGARSTLEPEIPDFDGFVDEDLIFDMPNVLVNMAQGMLLSPPRLDIAGDDAENAEYQNLWKFP, from the coding sequence ATGCATTATTACCACGGCGGAAGTGAAGCAAGTGGCAGCAATGCCTCTGTTACTGCCGGGTCAGCACCTCCCACTAGCGGGCGTCACCCAGTTTATCGTGGAGTAAGGCGTCGAACTACTGGAAAATGGGTGTCCGAAATTCGCGAGCCCAGAAAGCCGAATAGAATCTGGCTAGGCACATTTCCTACACCTGAAATGGCTGCAGTTGCTTATGATGTGGCAGCGATTGCCCTCAAGGGTCAACGTACTGAACTTAACTTTCCCAACTCAGCCTCTTCTTTGCCCGTGCCCGCCTCCACTTCCCCACGCGATATCCAAGCAGCAGCAGCCTCTGCAGCCGCCGCTCTAGGGGCTGCAGCAGCTGCTATGGGGGCTGCAAGAGATGCTTCAACCGGAAATGAGGGTGGTGGGGCGCGAAGCACACTTGAGCCAGAAATACCAGATTTTGATGGATTTGTTGATGAGGATTTGATCTTTGACATGCCCAATGTTCTTGTGAATATGGCTCAAGGAATGCTTCTTAGCCCACCTCGCTTGGACATTGCAGGCGATGATGCTGAAAACGCCGAGTATCAGAACCTTTGGAAATTTCCTTGA